A window of Hallerella porci contains these coding sequences:
- the nifJ gene encoding pyruvate:ferredoxin (flavodoxin) oxidoreductase yields the protein MAKKMIAVDGNEATANVAFQVSEVAAIYPITPSSPMAEHADNWSAAGKKNIWGQVPRVFEMQSEGGAAGTVHGALQAGALTTTFTASQGLLLMIPNMYKIAGELTPTVFHVTARSLAAQGLSIFGDHSDVMACRQTGFAMLCSSSVQECQDLALVAHASTLEGRIPTMHFFDGFRTSHEVMKIESLDDGVIRQVIDDKYVKACRERALTPDRPTMRGTAQNPDVYFQGRETVNKYYEAYPAIVQKYMDKVASFTGRQYHLVDYVGAADADRVIVVMGSAASTIKDTVAYLNKKGEKVGVAIIRLFRPFPMEQLVNALPKTAKKIAVLDRSKEPGSAGEPLLEDVITAVSGAAMKGTIALPTVIGGRYGLSSKEFTPAMVKAVYDELAKESPKSRFTVGINDDVCHTSLTVDPNFKLESDFFQAMFFGLGSDGTVGANKNSIKIIGNETDNYAQGYFVYDSKKSGSMTTSHLRFGKSIIDAPYLIEENQADFVACHHTPHLESVDMLKYAKDGATFLVNTPHSAETVWDTFPRPVQEEIIKKNLKVYVIDAYAVAAKTGMGRRINTVMQTCFFSKLGNVLDSETAIKYIKKYAEKTYAKKGMEVVQKNWDAIDASLANLHEVKVPAQVTSKKEFREAIHGNAPKFVNEVTAEIIRGNGEKLPVSKMPVDGVFPTGTTKYEKRDLALAIPSWNPDVCVQCGKCAMVCPHAAIRIKVVDESALANAPEGFKATAAKGYKLDGSTKPMFTISVSSYDCTGCGVCTQACIGKDKTDETKKAINMVPQEPIKVQEGKCWDFFVDLPEFDRTKVNKSLVKQAMLLEPLFEFSGSCAGCGETAYVRLVSQLFGDRMVIANATGCSSIYGGNLPTTPWAKNKEGRGPAWANSLFEDNAEFGLGLRLGVSKHAKQAVDLLDSLADKLPADLVNALKTQEQKDEAGIQAQRENVAKLKAELAKVDGDDAKSLADEFADYLVKKSVWIIGGDGWAYDIGYGGLDHVMATGENVNILVLDTEVYSNTGGQASKSTNRGAVALFAAAGKRAGKKDLGLIAMSYKNVYVGRVAIGANDAQTLKVFQEAEAHDGPSLIIAYCPCINHGFDLNNQLAHQKMAVDSGYWTLLRYNPELVAEGKAPLILDSKKPTIPVKEYIYTENRYKALTRTKPEVAAKLADDLQKEVDARYAYYEQMSKETAV from the coding sequence ATGGCAAAGAAGATGATTGCGGTTGACGGCAACGAAGCAACTGCGAACGTCGCTTTTCAAGTAAGCGAAGTTGCAGCTATCTACCCGATTACACCGTCTAGTCCGATGGCCGAGCACGCAGACAACTGGAGCGCTGCCGGCAAGAAGAATATTTGGGGTCAGGTTCCTCGCGTGTTTGAAATGCAGTCCGAAGGCGGTGCCGCTGGTACAGTGCACGGTGCTCTTCAGGCTGGCGCATTGACGACCACTTTTACGGCATCTCAAGGTCTTCTCTTGATGATTCCGAATATGTACAAAATCGCGGGTGAACTCACCCCGACCGTTTTCCATGTAACCGCCCGTTCGCTTGCCGCACAGGGTCTTTCTATTTTTGGCGACCATTCTGACGTGATGGCTTGCCGTCAGACTGGCTTTGCGATGCTTTGCTCTTCTTCGGTTCAGGAATGCCAAGATTTAGCTCTCGTCGCGCATGCTTCGACTCTCGAAGGCCGCATTCCGACGATGCATTTCTTTGATGGTTTCCGCACTTCTCACGAAGTGATGAAAATCGAATCTCTCGATGACGGCGTGATTCGTCAAGTAATCGATGACAAGTATGTGAAGGCTTGCCGCGAACGCGCTCTCACACCGGATCGCCCGACTATGCGCGGTACCGCACAAAACCCGGACGTTTACTTCCAGGGTCGCGAAACGGTGAACAAATACTACGAAGCTTATCCGGCGATTGTTCAAAAGTATATGGACAAGGTTGCAAGCTTCACCGGTCGTCAATATCACTTGGTCGATTATGTGGGCGCAGCCGATGCTGACCGCGTGATCGTGGTGATGGGCTCTGCCGCATCAACGATTAAAGATACCGTCGCTTACTTGAATAAGAAAGGCGAAAAAGTCGGCGTTGCAATTATCCGTTTGTTCCGCCCGTTCCCGATGGAACAACTCGTTAACGCTCTTCCGAAAACCGCAAAGAAAATTGCAGTTCTCGACCGTTCGAAGGAACCGGGTTCTGCAGGCGAACCGCTTTTGGAAGATGTGATTACCGCTGTTTCTGGCGCTGCAATGAAGGGCACTATCGCTCTTCCGACCGTAATCGGTGGCCGCTATGGTCTTTCGTCGAAGGAATTTACTCCGGCGATGGTCAAGGCTGTTTATGACGAACTTGCCAAGGAATCTCCGAAATCCCGCTTTACCGTGGGCATTAACGATGATGTTTGCCATACAAGCCTCACTGTCGATCCGAACTTCAAACTGGAAAGCGATTTCTTCCAAGCGATGTTCTTCGGTCTCGGTTCCGACGGTACCGTGGGTGCGAATAAGAACTCGATTAAGATTATCGGTAACGAAACTGATAACTACGCTCAAGGTTACTTCGTTTACGACTCGAAGAAATCGGGTTCGATGACAACTTCGCACTTGCGTTTTGGTAAGAGCATTATCGATGCGCCGTATTTGATTGAAGAAAATCAAGCGGACTTCGTCGCATGCCACCATACACCGCATCTCGAATCGGTCGATATGTTGAAGTATGCAAAAGACGGTGCAACATTCCTCGTGAACACTCCGCACTCTGCAGAAACCGTTTGGGATACTTTCCCGCGTCCGGTGCAAGAAGAAATTATCAAGAAGAATTTGAAGGTTTATGTAATCGACGCTTATGCAGTCGCTGCAAAGACCGGTATGGGTCGCCGCATTAACACGGTGATGCAGACTTGCTTCTTCTCGAAACTCGGCAACGTGCTCGATTCCGAAACCGCAATCAAGTACATTAAGAAATATGCCGAAAAGACATACGCGAAGAAAGGCATGGAAGTCGTTCAGAAGAACTGGGACGCTATCGATGCTTCTCTTGCAAACCTCCACGAAGTGAAGGTTCCGGCACAAGTAACGAGCAAGAAGGAATTCCGCGAAGCGATTCACGGAAACGCTCCGAAATTTGTGAACGAAGTGACCGCAGAAATTATCCGCGGCAACGGCGAAAAGCTTCCGGTTTCGAAGATGCCTGTCGACGGCGTTTTCCCGACCGGTACGACCAAGTACGAAAAACGCGACCTCGCTCTCGCTATTCCGAGCTGGAATCCGGATGTCTGCGTTCAGTGCGGCAAGTGCGCAATGGTTTGCCCGCACGCAGCAATTCGTATTAAGGTTGTCGACGAATCGGCTCTCGCTAATGCTCCGGAAGGCTTTAAGGCTACGGCTGCTAAGGGTTACAAGCTCGACGGTTCGACGAAGCCGATGTTTACCATCTCCGTTTCGAGCTACGACTGTACTGGTTGCGGCGTTTGTACGCAGGCTTGCATCGGTAAGGATAAGACCGACGAAACCAAGAAAGCAATCAATATGGTTCCGCAAGAACCGATTAAGGTGCAAGAAGGCAAGTGCTGGGACTTCTTTGTGGATCTCCCGGAATTTGACCGCACAAAGGTTAATAAGAGCTTGGTGAAGCAAGCGATGCTTCTCGAACCGCTCTTTGAATTCTCTGGCTCTTGCGCAGGTTGCGGTGAAACTGCATACGTGCGTCTCGTAAGCCAACTCTTCGGCGATCGCATGGTGATTGCGAACGCTACCGGCTGCTCTTCAATTTATGGCGGTAACCTCCCGACCACACCGTGGGCAAAGAACAAGGAAGGTCGCGGTCCGGCATGGGCAAATAGCCTCTTCGAAGATAACGCAGAATTCGGTCTCGGTTTGCGTCTCGGCGTGTCTAAGCATGCAAAGCAAGCTGTGGATCTTCTCGATTCTCTCGCGGATAAGCTTCCGGCAGATCTCGTGAACGCTTTGAAGACTCAAGAACAGAAGGACGAAGCGGGCATTCAAGCGCAGCGTGAAAATGTTGCGAAGTTGAAAGCAGAACTCGCTAAGGTTGATGGCGACGATGCAAAGAGCCTCGCAGACGAATTTGCTGACTACTTGGTCAAGAAATCCGTTTGGATCATCGGTGGCGATGGTTGGGCATACGATATCGGCTACGGTGGACTTGATCACGTGATGGCTACAGGCGAAAATGTGAACATTCTCGTCCTCGATACCGAAGTCTATTCGAACACGGGTGGACAAGCTTCGAAATCGACGAACCGCGGTGCGGTTGCCCTCTTTGCTGCTGCTGGTAAGCGTGCAGGCAAGAAGGACTTGGGTCTTATCGCGATGAGCTATAAGAACGTTTACGTCGGTCGCGTGGCAATCGGTGCAAATGACGCCCAGACTTTGAAGGTCTTCCAAGAAGCGGAAGCTCACGATGGTCCGTCGCTCATTATCGCATACTGCCCGTGCATTAACCACGGTTTCGATTTGAATAATCAGCTCGCTCACCAGAAGATGGCGGTGGATTCTGGCTACTGGACACTTCTCCGTTACAATCCGGAACTCGTTGCCGAAGGCAAGGCTCCGCTGATTCTCGATTCGAAGAAGCCGACAATTCCGGTGAAGGAATACATCTACACGGAAAACCGCTACAAGGCTTTGACCCGTACGAAGCCGGAAGTAGCCGCAAAACTTGCAGACGACCTCCAGAAAGAAGTCGATGCACGTTATGCTTACTACGAGCAGATGTCCAAAGAAACCGCAGTTTAA